The following nucleotide sequence is from Halobacillus mangrovi.
GGACGAAGTTATTCACTTCGATAGCCTCTTCGACAACGTTAAGTTTTTGAGATTTTTCACGAAGTCCGATAACTTGACCAGGTGCTACACGGTAAGATGGGATATCAACGCGTCCACCATCAACTGTAACGTGACCGTGAGTAACTAGCTGACGAGCTTGGTTGCGCGTACGAGCTAGGCCTAGACGGTAAACGATGTTATCCAAGCGAGATTCAAGAAGAATCATGAAGTTTTCACCGTGGATACCTTTCATGTTACCAGCTTCTTCGAATAGACGACGGAATTGACGCTCAGTCAAACCGTACATGAAACGAAGCTTCTGCTTCTCTTGAAGCTGAAGACCGTATTCAGAAAGCTTTTTACGTTGGTTCGGACCATGTTGTCCTGGAGCGTAAGGGCGCTTTTCTAGTTCCTTACCTGTTCCACTTAAAGAAATACCATAGCGACGTGATTTTTTCCATGTTGGACCTGTATATCGTGCCATTGGGATTTCCTCCTTTTTATTTTATTTCGCATAAAATAAAAACAGTGTGTCCTTGTAACGTTGCTCATTATGTTTTCATGCACCATCGCTCCAGCAGCAGAGAGTTACACGATGCACCTCACTATAGAGGAACAAAATGATGACAACGCCGGCTCACATAGGCTGCCATTTATTTTACACAACGACCATTATAATTTTTTTGTTATAGGAAGTCAAGGGGAAATGATAGAAAGAAAATAATAGACCACTTTAATCTTAAGCTAACCAGAGAATAAGACAAGGATCGCTTGATCATAGTAAAGGTTGGAAAAACCCCCGCTAAATGAAATGCGAGGGTTTACTCAAGGTTATAGGTAGTTCTGAAGTAATTCAACAAACTTAGTTAAGAACTCCTCATCCACCTCATCGAAGCGGCCTTTTGAGGGGCTGTCTATATCTAAGACACCGTAAACTTCATTATTTTTGTAAATAGGAACTACGATTTCTGATTGGCTGGCTGCGTCACATGCGATATGGCCAGGGAAAGCATGGACATCTTGGATACGCTGAACTTTCCTTTCAGCGATCGCGGTTCCGCAAACTCCTTTTCCTGAAGGGATCCGAACACACGCTGGTAGCCCTTGGAACGGACCAAGTACCAGCTGGTCTTGTTTCCATAAATAGAAGCCGACCCAATTGACGTCATCTAAAAATTGATTGAGCAGGGAAGATGCGTTAGAGAGGTTAGCAATTTCATCTTCTTCATCTTCAATCAAAGCTTTTAGCTGTTTGAGTAGAAGGTCGTAATTTTCTTGCTTTGTGCCAGTATATAGTTCAGGTTGGAACATTGAAATACCTCCTTTGGTAATATTGATTCGACAAAAACCCTAGAGGACATGTCGGTATTTGATGTACGATTAAGGAAGGATTCCTTCTACCAATAACGAATTAGTCCAAGAGGGGGAAAAAGGATGAACCGACAGAATGACACACGTCAAAAAGTGCTAGATGTTGCCTGCCGCCTTTTTTATAGTAAAGGATTCAACGGAACCTCTGTAAGAGACATTGCTAAAGAAGCGAATGTTAACGTTTCATTGATCTCCTATTACTTCAAGAGTAAACAAGGTTTGTTTGAGTCTTTGGCTATCAGCTATTTTGAGCCTTATTTAGATATTCTTGAAAATGAATACTACTCAGAAGTCGATGAACGACTGGAGTCATTAGTGAGAAAAATTCTACATTACAATCAAACAAATTATCAACTATCCTGTTTGTTGTATCGTGAGCTTTCTTTGAATACAGTTTTTGCGAGAGAAATGCTTGTCACTTATCTCGCAAAAGAAAATCATCTGCTTACACAGATTCTTTTTGGCAAGTCTTCTCAAATGGAAATAACTTTTAAGGAAAAACTTTGCCTTCTCCAGCTGAAAGGGTTGTTGAACGCACCATTAATGATGCCGCATGAGTTTAAAGACCCATTCATCACCGAGGCCTCCATTAATCACTTTGTTGAGGTCTACAGTGAATTAATGACCTCCTATAAATCTGTACAAAAACTCGCAGCTAAAGCTTAAGGATTTCAGTGTTTACTTGCTGAAAACCTTGTTTAAGGCCTGTAATTTTATGAGCGTCTGACCCATAGATTAAAGGAATTCCCATAGCAGAAGCCTGCTCGGCAATTTTTAGAGGCGGGTAGGTTTCTTTGCAATGGGGTTTTTGTGTTCCAGCTCCATTATAATCAAGCTGCAGACCTTCACTTTTAATCTTCTTTAACAATTCTACAGCACTGCTCTCCCATCCTTCAGGAGATGGGAATAAATTTTGAAATTTCTTCACAAGCGTCATATGGCCAATTCGTTTAGGTTTATAAGCACCCAGGTCTACATTTACTGATTTGGTCAATGCGTCGAAATACCTTTGATACAGAAGCTTGTTGCTGCCAAGGTCCCTCATTAAGGATTCATACATTTCTGGACTGTAATCGAGACAATACCATTGGTCTTGTCCTTTTAGAAAGTGAACAGATAAAATGCTGTCGTCCATTTGAGGACCGTACGTATTTAAAAACTGCTCGATCTCTTTCTCAAATCCTTCAATGTAATCCATCTCAAATCCTATCCAAATATCGATGTCCTTTTTATATTCGCTTTGAAGCTTCTTAAGATCGGAGATATAACCTTCAACGTCGTCCATTTTCATTCCACTGTCTTCGGAGGGAACGGGATCTCTGAAGGACTCAGGTAATGGAGCGTGTTCGGTGAATGTCATCGTCTTATATCCTAATTCAAGTCCGTGTTCGATATAAGATGAAAAAGAGTCTCTTGT
It contains:
- the rpsD gene encoding 30S ribosomal protein S4, with product MARYTGPTWKKSRRYGISLSGTGKELEKRPYAPGQHGPNQRKKLSEYGLQLQEKQKLRFMYGLTERQFRRLFEEAGNMKGIHGENFMILLESRLDNIVYRLGLARTRNQARQLVTHGHVTVDGGRVDIPSYRVAPGQVIGLREKSQKLNVVEEAIEVNNFVPEYLTFDEDKREGTYTRYPERSELPSEINEALIVEFYSR
- a CDS encoding GAF domain-containing protein, giving the protein MFQPELYTGTKQENYDLLLKQLKALIEDEEDEIANLSNASSLLNQFLDDVNWVGFYLWKQDQLVLGPFQGLPACVRIPSGKGVCGTAIAERKVQRIQDVHAFPGHIACDAASQSEIVVPIYKNNEVYGVLDIDSPSKGRFDEVDEEFLTKFVELLQNYL
- the refZ gene encoding forespore capture DNA-binding protein RefZ; translation: MNRQNDTRQKVLDVACRLFYSKGFNGTSVRDIAKEANVNVSLISYYFKSKQGLFESLAISYFEPYLDILENEYYSEVDERLESLVRKILHYNQTNYQLSCLLYRELSLNTVFAREMLVTYLAKENHLLTQILFGKSSQMEITFKEKLCLLQLKGLLNAPLMMPHEFKDPFITEASINHFVEVYSELMTSYKSVQKLAAKA
- the hisJ gene encoding histidinol-phosphatase HisJ; amino-acid sequence: MRDGHIHSPYCPHGTRDSFSSYIEHGLELGYKTMTFTEHAPLPESFRDPVPSEDSGMKMDDVEGYISDLKKLQSEYKKDIDIWIGFEMDYIEGFEKEIEQFLNTYGPQMDDSILSVHFLKGQDQWYCLDYSPEMYESLMRDLGSNKLLYQRYFDALTKSVNVDLGAYKPKRIGHMTLVKKFQNLFPSPEGWESSAVELLKKIKSEGLQLDYNGAGTQKPHCKETYPPLKIAEQASAMGIPLIYGSDAHKITGLKQGFQQVNTEILKL